One window from the genome of Paracoccus zhejiangensis encodes:
- a CDS encoding ABC transporter permease: protein MARHPRNPTGSESLRHGSGWGWSAASVLIAALVLMPVLAVGWMALFPSENIWPHLVSTTLPRYGLNTLILALGTGLLSAAMGTGAAWLVSIFDFPGRRGLEWLLLLPLAVPAYIGAYALSDFLDYSGPVQIALREAFGWTSARDYWFPAIHSRWAAVLVLSAALYPYVYLLTRAALHEQSAGAYEVARALGTGPWRLFWRVGLPLARPAIVAGSAIAMMESVADYGVVSYFGIQTLNTGIFTTWLEARNAGGAAQIACVILLIIALLAVWERVSRSHARYHQSARHSRPIIRQRLSGLKGWAAFIACAIPFVLGFVMPVAIIGRYALSYPQGWLTPGLGSALWHTLSLGAAASVLAVLLALVMVYGVRLSNRRLPRLLLPITTIGYAAPGAVLAVGILIPLAALDHRVADAWLALTGTDPGLMMTGTGFAIILAYIVRFFAIAQGAVDGAFTRIPPSLPMAARSLGRDARGVLRDVLLPLMKGSVGSALLLVFVDCTKELPATLLLRPFNYETLATRVHEKASLEDLGNASPAALLVVGVGLVAVALLARANLGLRRGPSRAIAAGSAAPEAQ from the coding sequence ATGGCCAGACACCCGCGAAACCCAACCGGCTCCGAGTCCCTGCGGCATGGCAGCGGCTGGGGCTGGTCGGCGGCTTCGGTGCTGATCGCGGCGCTGGTGCTGATGCCGGTTCTGGCGGTGGGCTGGATGGCGCTGTTCCCCAGCGAGAACATCTGGCCGCATCTCGTTTCGACCACCCTGCCGCGCTATGGGCTCAACACGCTGATCCTCGCGCTTGGCACCGGGCTTCTGTCGGCGGCGATGGGCACGGGCGCGGCCTGGTTGGTTTCGATCTTCGATTTCCCGGGGCGGCGGGGGCTGGAATGGCTGTTGCTGCTGCCGCTGGCGGTGCCGGCCTATATCGGCGCCTATGCGCTGTCTGATTTCCTCGACTATTCCGGCCCGGTGCAGATTGCCCTGCGCGAGGCCTTTGGCTGGACCTCGGCCCGGGATTACTGGTTCCCGGCGATCCATTCGCGTTGGGCGGCGGTACTGGTCCTGTCGGCGGCGCTCTATCCCTATGTCTACCTGCTGACCCGCGCCGCGTTGCATGAACAATCCGCCGGCGCCTACGAGGTCGCCCGCGCCCTCGGCACCGGCCCGTGGCGGCTGTTCTGGCGCGTCGGCCTGCCGCTCGCACGCCCGGCGATTGTCGCCGGTTCGGCCATCGCCATGATGGAGAGCGTCGCCGATTACGGCGTCGTCAGCTATTTCGGCATCCAGACGCTGAACACCGGCATCTTCACCACTTGGCTCGAGGCCCGCAATGCCGGGGGGGCGGCGCAGATCGCCTGCGTCATTCTGCTGATCATCGCGCTTCTGGCGGTGTGGGAGCGCGTCAGCCGCAGCCATGCCCGCTATCACCAGAGCGCGCGGCACAGCCGCCCGATCATCCGGCAGCGGTTGTCCGGGCTGAAGGGTTGGGCCGCCTTCATCGCCTGCGCCATTCCCTTTGTCCTCGGCTTCGTCATGCCGGTGGCGATCATCGGGCGCTATGCGCTGTCCTATCCGCAGGGCTGGCTGACGCCGGGTCTGGGCAGCGCGCTGTGGCACACCCTGTCGCTTGGCGCGGCGGCCTCGGTGCTGGCGGTGCTGCTGGCGCTGGTCATGGTCTATGGCGTCCGGCTGTCGAACCGGCGCCTGCCGCGTCTGCTTCTGCCGATCACAACCATCGGCTATGCCGCACCGGGCGCGGTGCTGGCGGTGGGCATCCTGATCCCGCTGGCGGCGCTGGATCACCGCGTGGCCGATGCCTGGCTGGCGCTGACCGGCACCGATCCGGGGCTGATGATGACCGGCACCGGCTTTGCCATCATCCTTGCCTATATCGTGCGCTTCTTTGCCATCGCGCAGGGGGCGGTGGACGGCGCGTTCACCCGCATCCCGCCCTCGCTGCCCATGGCCGCGCGCTCGCTGGGGCGCGATGCGCGCGGGGTGCTGCGCGATGTGCTGCTGCCGCTGATGAAGGGCTCGGTCGGCTCGGCACTGCTGCTGGTGTTCGTCGATTGCACCAAGGAACTGCCCGCCACGCTGCTGCTGCGGCCCTTCAACTACGAGACGCTGGCGACGCGGGTGCATGAAAAGGCCAGCCTCGAGGACCTGGGCAATGCCTCGCCCGCCGCGCTGCTGGTCGTCGGCGTCGGCCTCGTCGCCGTGGCGCTTCTGGCGCGGGCGAACCTTGGCTTGCGTCGTGGCCCGTCTCGCGCTATCGCAGCAGGGTCGGCGGCCCCCGAGGCCCAGTGA
- the rpmD gene encoding 50S ribosomal protein L30, giving the protein MAKTIVVKQIGSPIRRPAIQRETLKGLGLNKMNRTRELQDTPAIRGMVAKIPHLAVIIEERG; this is encoded by the coding sequence ATGGCTAAAACCATCGTCGTGAAGCAGATCGGCTCGCCGATCCGCCGCCCCGCCATCCAGCGCGAGACGCTGAAAGGCCTCGGGCTGAACAAGATGAACCGGACCCGCGAGTTGCAGGACACCCCTGCGATCCGCGGCATGGTCGCCAAGATCCCGCATCTGGCCGTCATCATCGAAGAGCGCGGCTGA
- the rpsE gene encoding 30S ribosomal protein S5, translated as MAERENRRGRREEREETPEFADRLVAINRVSKTVKGGKRFGFAALVVVGDQRGRVGFGKGKAKEVPEAIRKATEQAKRNMVRVPLRDGRTLHHDIEGRHGAGRVVMRTAVPGTGIIAGGPMRAVFEMLGVQDVVAKSLGSQNPYNMIRATLDGLKAEASPRSVAQRRGKKVADILGTNDKPADAAVEA; from the coding sequence ATGGCAGAACGTGAAAACCGTCGGGGCCGCCGCGAAGAGCGCGAGGAAACCCCGGAATTCGCCGATCGTCTGGTCGCGATCAACCGCGTGTCGAAAACCGTGAAGGGCGGCAAGCGCTTTGGCTTTGCGGCTCTCGTGGTTGTCGGTGACCAGCGCGGTCGCGTCGGCTTCGGCAAGGGCAAGGCCAAAGAGGTCCCCGAGGCGATCCGCAAGGCGACCGAGCAGGCCAAGCGCAACATGGTTCGCGTGCCGCTGCGCGACGGCCGGACTCTGCATCACGACATCGAGGGCCGCCATGGTGCGGGCCGCGTGGTGATGCGCACCGCCGTTCCGGGTACCGGGATCATCGCCGGTGGTCCGATGCGCGCCGTGTTCGAGATGCTGGGCGTTCAGGACGTCGTGGCCAAGTCGCTGGGGTCGCAGAACCCCTACAACATGATCCGCGCCACGCTGGACGGCCTGAAAGCCGAAGCCAGCCCCCGTTCGGTTGCGCAGCGTCGCGGCAAGAAAGTGGCTGACATCCTGGGCACCAACGACAAGCCGGCTGACGCCGCTGTCGAAGCGTAA